The Phyllopteryx taeniolatus isolate TA_2022b chromosome 7, UOR_Ptae_1.2, whole genome shotgun sequence genome has a segment encoding these proteins:
- the gpr52 gene encoding G-protein coupled receptor 52 — MNLSDTMADPMLTPNSSRRDVFSGSASNHSCPLGWGLKEGLEACILETAVVVVLTVLIIAGNLTVIFVFHCAPLLHHYTTSYFIQTMAYADLLVGLSCLVPTLSLLHYPASVQEPITCQVFSYVISVLKSVSMACLACISVDRYLAITKPLSYNQLVTPCRLRGCITLIWVYSSLVFLPSFFGWGKPGYHGDIFEWCAQSWPTSALFTGFVVCLLYAPAALVVCFTYYHIFRICQQHNREISERRARFPSQDMETVEGDGDGQQGGHGPDRRYAMVLFRITSVFYMLWLPYIIYFVLESSHVVDSPALSFITTWLAISNSFCNCVIYSLSNSVFRLGMRRLSQTICSFSHCAADDRDFGKPKPRKRANSCSI; from the coding sequence ATGAATCTGTCTGACACGATGGCTGACCCGATGCTCACGCCAAATAGCAGCCGTAGAGATGTATTTTCTGGCAGTGCTTCGAACCACTCCTGTCCCTTAGGCTGGGGACTAAAAGAAGGCTTAGAGGCTTGCATCCTGGAGACTGCTGTTGTTGTAGTCCTGACAGTGCTCATTATTGCTGGTAACTTGACGGTGATCTTCGTATTCCACTGTGCCCCACTACTACATCACTATACCACAAGCTACTTTATCCAGACCATGGCCTACGCAGACCTTCTCGTAGGTCTCAGCTGCCTGGTACCCACTCTGTCTCTGCTCCACTACCCAGCAAGTGTCCAGGAGCCCATCACCTGTCAGGTCTTCAGCTATGTCATCTCTGTTCTCAAAAGTGTTTCAATGGCCTGTTTGGCCTGTATCAGTGTGGACCGCTATCTGGCTATAACTAAACCGCTATCGTACAACCAACTGGTGACACCATGCCGGCTACGAGGCTGCATCACCCTCATATGGGTTTACTCCAGCCTGGTCTTCTTGCCCTCTTTCTTTGGGTGGGGCAAGCCAGGCTATCATGGGGACATTTTTGAGTGGTGTGCACAGTCTTGGCCTACCTCAGCCCTCTTTACAGGCTTTGTGGTATGCTTGCTGTATGCACCTGCTGCACTTGTGGTCTGTTTTACCTACTATCACATCTTTCGGATTTGCCAGCAGCATAATAGGGAGATCAGTGAACGACGGGCACGTTTTCCAAGCCAAGATATGGAAACTGTTGAAGGAGATGGTGATGGGCAACAAGGAGGACATGGACCTGATCGGCGCTATGCAATGGTGCTCTTCCGCATCACAAGCGTTTTCTATATGCTCTGGCTACCTTACATCATATACTTTGTGTTGGAAAGCTCCCATGTCGTGGACAGCCCAGCTCTTTCATTCATTACCACTTGGCTAGCAATTAGCAATAGTTTTTGCAACTGTGTCATCTATAGCCTGTCCAATAGTGTGTTCCGCTTGGGCATGCGTAGGCTATCACAGACAATTTGCTCCTTCAGTCACTGTGCTGCTGATGACAGGGACTTTGGGAAACCTAAACCAAGAAAAAGGGCAAACTCCTGCTCCATCTGA